A window of Ipomoea triloba cultivar NCNSP0323 chromosome 2, ASM357664v1 contains these coding sequences:
- the LOC116009786 gene encoding protein PHYTOCHROME KINASE SUBSTRATE 3-like → MEGQDLSLRVASFSCYLNPEDSFVQKIWAGSSNLKISKTNNAVPDGLRVNHNNFTFNSSRPVQDPTVAFILPQQPHNPKPSKKDAEVSSRIFKADKYFNNTTTVPGGIKYANPQGQGVVGDYFKSATASMCSESSSQMALLPNIIKHNKKGIGRRLFLGFIGCRGPCSDKKAVFISHSKEMEHFATNSGHLREEENGEPRKSLEVFGSDKKGGVAGNLERKLSMLTWDAIPNTPQNINPPMTTPIATINNTICDDRASDASSDLFEIEDISSTAGHGYGACRTAGYTSGCSSPTHYAPSEASIQWSVVTASAADYASDYCDEKCNSIVVPRTVAKANNTATTKSSLKSRSSGGLLGCNSYKAVSVAESVAKTADHQLPKLGNHTLPLSYARNNV, encoded by the coding sequence ATGGAAGGCCAAGATCTGAGCCTTCGAGTTGCCTCATTTTCGTGCTACCTCAACCCCGAAGATAGCTTTGTGCAGAAGATCTGGGCGGGATCCTCAAACCTTAAAATCTCGAAAACAAACAACGCTGTCCCAGACGGGCTTCGAGTGAACCACAACAATTTCACGTTCAACTCGTCCCGCCCGGTTCAAGATCCTACCGTCGCATTTATTCTCCCCCAACAACCCCATAACCCGAAACCGTCTAAAAAAGACGCCGAAGTTAGCAGCCGCATCTTCAAGGCAGACAAGTACTTCAATAATACCACCACTGTCCCTGGAGGGATCAAGTACGCAAACCCACAAGGCCAAGGAGTAGTAGGGGATTATTTCAAGTCTGCAACGGCTAGTATGTGCTCAGAATCAAGTAGCCAAATGGCGCTTTTACCAAACATCATCAAACATAATAAGAAGGGCATTGGAAGGAGGCTTTTCTTGGGATTCATAGGCTGCCGGGGTCCTTGTTCCGACAAGAAAGCCGTTTTCATTAGCCACTCCAAAGAAATGGAACATTTCGCGACGAATTCTGGGCATTTAagggaagaagaaaatggagagCCAAGAAAATCATTGGAAGTGTTTGGTTCTGATAAAAAGGGTGGCGTGGCAGGCAACTTAGAAAGGAAATTATCAATGTTAACCTGGGATGCCATACCAAATACTCCTCAAAACATTAATCCTCCTATGACGACTCCTATTGCGACGATTAATAACACTATTTGCGACGATCGGGCTAGCGACGCGAGTTCTGATTTATTCGAAATCGAGGATATTTCTAGCACCGCCGGCCACGGATATGGAGCTTGCCGGACCGCAGGTTACACCTCTGGGTGCTCATCTCCGACTCACTACGCGCCTAGCGAGGCTAGCATCCAGTGGAGCGTCGTCACGGCTAGCGCTGCTGATTATGCCTCCGATTATTGCGACGAAAAGTGTAATAGCATTGTTGTTCCAAGAACCGTCGCAAAAGCCAATAATACTGCGACGACCAAATCGTCGCTTAAAAGCCGTAGTTCCGGCGGGCTCTTAGGGTGTAACAGCTACAAGGCCGTAAGTGTCGCTGAAAGTGTGGCCAAGACCGCCGATCATCAACTGCCAAAGCTGGGAAACCATACACTACCATTATCGTATGCTAGAAATAATGTTTGA